In the Sandaracinus amylolyticus genome, CAGCGTGTACCTGCCGCCGGGCCAGTGGTTCCACGTGTGGAGCGGAGAGGCCCACGAGGGTGGTCGCACCATCGAGATCGACGCCCCGCTGGGCGTGCCCCCGGTCTTCTCGCTGGGCCGCGACCGCGCCGACCTGCGCGCGATCCAGTGATCGGCGCACCTCGGTTCGAGCACGCAAGGCGCCGTGGTGTTCCCGCGCTCTTCAGCGGGTCGGAGGAGGCGGACGGCTGCTGGCTCGATCGCGATGGGCGCTCGCGAAGCGGGCCGCGACGTCGCGCAGATCGTTCAGGTCGAACGGCTTCGACAACGACGCGTCGACCTCGAGCCGCTTCGCGACCTCGGTGCGCGAGTACGCCGCGCTGATCAGCGCGATCTTCGGCATTGCGTCGCCCTTGAACGCCGCGCGCAGCGCGAAGAGCAGCTCTTCGCCGTCCATGTGGGGCATCATCAGATCGACGAGCACGAGGCACGGCCTCACGCGCTTCGCGATCTCCAGCGCCTGTCGGGGATCGGTCGTCGCCTCGACGAGCCATCCTGCGTGCTCGAGCACCTTCCGGGCGAGCGTGACCACGTCTGCGTCGTCGTCGACGACGAGAATCGGACAGCGCTCCGCGGGAGGTACTCGGTTCACTCCACCTCGTCGTCGTCCGCGGCCGCGGCCGACTCCACGGCCGGCGGCGGCGGCTTCGGGCCGAACAGCCAGGCGAGGAAGATGGACACGAAGTAGAGCAGGACCAACGGCACCAGCATCATCAGCTGCGAGCCGACGTCCGGAGGCGTGAGCAGCGCGGCGATCACCGCGGAGATCACGATCCACCACCGCGCGAAGCCGAGCAGCTGCTTCCAGTTCACGATCCCCGCGAACGCGAGGAACGTGATCACCACCGGGACCTCGAACGTGATGCCGAACGCGAGGAGCATCCGCACCGAGAAGTCGAGGTACTCCGACATCATCAGCGTGGGCTGGATGCGCAGCTCGGAGTCCGGGAGCATCCCCGCGAAGCCGAGGAACGTCTCGAACGCGGCGGGGAAGACGACGAGGTACCCGAAGAACGAGCCGCCCACGAAGAAGACCGTCGAGGCGAGCACGAAGGGCAGCGCGAGGCGCTTCTCGCTGCGATAGAGCCCCGGCGCGATGAACTGCCAGAGCTGCCAGAACAGCCACGGACTGCCGAAGATCAGCCCGCACACGAAGGCGATCTTCATGTACGCGACGAAGGGATCGATCGGGTTCGCGAAGTGCAGCTGGGG is a window encoding:
- a CDS encoding response regulator, with amino-acid sequence MNRVPPAERCPILVVDDDADVVTLARKVLEHAGWLVEATTDPRQALEIAKRVRPCLVLVDLMMPHMDGEELLFALRAAFKGDAMPKIALISAAYSRTEVAKRLEVDASLSKPFDLNDLRDVAARFASAHRDRASSRPPPPTR
- the tatC gene encoding twin-arginine translocase subunit TatC; protein product: MGKPAKTAQLEENAKKAADGSDPEDDVEMTFFEHLGELRNRLVKALWGLIPGVAVAWAFKEKILDLLTRPLVQAWRQLGLGDPQLHFANPIDPFVAYMKIAFVCGLIFGSPWLFWQLWQFIAPGLYRSEKRLALPFVLASTVFFVGGSFFGYLVVFPAAFETFLGFAGMLPDSELRIQPTLMMSEYLDFSVRMLLAFGITFEVPVVITFLAFAGIVNWKQLLGFARWWIVISAVIAALLTPPDVGSQLMMLVPLVLLYFVSIFLAWLFGPKPPPPAVESAAAADDDEVE